One Nocardia iowensis DNA window includes the following coding sequences:
- a CDS encoding DUF4244 domain-containing protein produces the protein MRAVYTELRSRILHAVTADDGMSTAEYAIGTIAAAAFGAVLYGVVTGDSIVNALTKIIDRALNTAV, from the coding sequence CTGAGGGCTGTATATACGGAGCTGCGTTCGCGAATCCTGCACGCGGTGACCGCCGACGACGGGATGAGCACGGCCGAGTACGCGATCGGGACGATCGCCGCCGCGGCGTTCGGTGCCGTGCTGTACGGGGTGGTGACCGGCGACAGCATCGTGAACGCGCTGACGAAGATCATCGATCGGGCCCTCAACACCGCCGTGTAG